Proteins from a genomic interval of Zingiber officinale cultivar Zhangliang chromosome 2A, Zo_v1.1, whole genome shotgun sequence:
- the LOC122043606 gene encoding extensin-like produces the protein MAFRSPPPPPARQPPTSPPPTPRQSPPPPTPIVNPPPPPPRGNPPPPPAPTPKLPPPPPNVKPPPPPAPTPMLPPPPPSVKPPPPPQRSPPPPPSVKPPPPPTPKLPPPPQRIPPPPPSVKPPPPPTPKLPPPPAPVAPLVPPPPPPGPNHTVVIVVVATLGGLVLLGFLAAAVFCFLQKRKKKQKAAAREGLAADVEGHVHGQQLHERFKKGAASSFGKAARSSSRATG, from the coding sequence ATGGCCTTCCGATCTCCTCCTCCGCCCCCCGCAAGGCAACCACCCACGTCACCTCCTCCCACACCACGTCAAAGTCCCCCGCCTCCCACTCCCATCGTGAACCCACCACCGCCGCCGCCTCGAGGGAACCCTCCGCCGCCTCCGGCTCCCACTCCCAAACTTCCACCGCCGCCTCCGAATGTAAAGCCACCGCCACCTCCGGCTCCCACTCCCATGCTGCCACCGCCGCCTCCTAGTGTAAAGCCACCACCGCCGCCACAACGAAGCCCCCCGCCGCCTCCTAGTGTTAAGCCACCGCCACCTCCCACTCCCAAACTGCCACCGCCGCCACAACGAATCCCCCCGCCGCCTCCTAGTGTTAAGCCACCGCCACCTCCCACTCCCAAACTGCCACCGCCGCCGGCTCCAGTTGCACCGCTAGTTCCGCCGCCGCCACCGCCGGGCCCAAACCACACCGTGGTCATCGTGGTGGTAGCCACCCTCGGCGGCCTTGTCCTCCTCGGTTTCCTTGCGGCGGCCGTGTTCTGTTTCCTacagaagagaaagaagaagcagaaggcgGCAGCGAGAGAAGGGCTGGCGGCGGACGTGGAGGGTCATGTGCACGGGCAGCAGTTACACGAAAGGTTCAAGAAGGGGGCGGCGTCCTCCTTCGGTAAAGCTGCACGCAGTTCCAGCCGGGCGACCGGTTAG